The window TCCTTTGGCTTTTGGAACAAGAATCTTTTTGCGGAGCACATCATCAAAAAACATCCGGTAGTTTTTATCCTCAATAATGCAGTGAATGATTTCCGCCTGATGGGAACAAAGCTGGCTGTGAGTGCTGCCGCAGGTACAGGAGCAAATTAATGAGCTGCCTATTTTGCTGATCGTAACCATCGGAAAATCCTGAAGAGAAGATTGTTTTGTAAATATTCCCGTATTGATTTCAATAACAGCCGGATAGATCTCACGAAAATCCCTGATTCCGATAAACGCACTGTCTGAAGTATGTTTCAGCAGGTCATATACGGAAAGTGTACTGATATTGATGTTGTCAAGAATATATTCTGCCATAAAAATAGATGGAGACAAACTTACAAAAAACAAATGTATTAAAGAATCCGTTTTGGCTACAGCTTACCCCATTTTGGCAACTCCTGCATTGGTTCTAATGCTGAACTTTGTCCTGTAATGTTAAACCAAGAAAAATGAAAACAATTTTTATAACAGGTGCTTCTACAGGATTAGGTAAAGCAGCTGCCCAATTATTTCAAAACAAAGGATGGAAAGTAATCGCCACGATGAGAAACCCTGAAGCTGGGGCTGATCTTGCCGGGCTGGAGAATGTAACCGTACTTCCGCTGGATGTTACCAATCCGGAACAGATACAGTCTGCTGTAAAAAATGCGCTGGAACTTGGAAGTATTGATGTGGTGTATAATAATGCAGGATATGGATTAATAGGACCTTTGGAGGCTCTTTCTGATGATCAGATTGTAAAACAGCTTAATACCAATTTATTAGGAGTTATACGTGTTACACAGGCCTTTATTCCTTACTTCAGAGAACAGAAAAAAGGAATGTTTATTTCTACAACATCTATAGGTGGACTGGTGGCCTTTCCTTTAAGCTCTACGTATCATGCTACCAAGTGGGCGCTTGAAGGATGGAGCGAAAGCCTGGCTTTTGAGCTTAATACGTTGGGAATTGATATTAAAACGGTTTCCCCCGGAGGAATTAAAACTGACTTTGTAAGCCGTTCTCTGGACTCAGCATCAAGCCCTGCGTATGAAGAGATGACCAATTCTCTGTTTTCTAAAATGGAAGGAATGATGGAAGCTGCGTCCACCCCGGAGCAGATTGCAGAAGTGGTGTATGAGGCTGCTACAGATGGGAAAAAACAGCTGAGATATGTAGCAGGAGAAGATGCTAAAGCAATCTATGCACAACGCCTTGAACTAGGTGATGAAGCATTCAGAGAGCAGTTTGGGAAGCAGTTTATTTAATCCGGTTTTTGAAAGGCGGTATAAAGTAAATTGTCTTTATGCTGTCTTTTCCAGCAAATAATTTATAATTTTATATCATGGAAAAGAAAGATAACACCCCATTGAAAATTTCATCCATCTCAGAACTGCACACTATGCTGCAGCTCCCTAAACCGCTTCATCCCTTAGTAAGCCTTGTGGATAATACCAAAATGAGCATTAAAAAGGATATGCTGAAGAGAAGTTTTATCATGAATTTTTATAAAATCTCCTATAAATATTCTACTGTAGGAAAAATGGGCTATGGACAGGGATATTATGATTTCAATGAGGGGGGAATGATGTTTACGGCACCCGGTCAGGTTCTTTCTACTGATGAGAATGCCGAATACTGCGGCTATACTTTACTGGTGCATCCGGACTTCATCAGAAGTTATGACCTCGCAAAGAAAATCAGGAACTTGGGTTTCTTTTCTTATGATACGAATGAAGCGCTGCACCTGTCTGATCAGGAAAAAACAATCATTACAGGATTACTGGACAATATTGGAAATGAACTAAATACATCTATTGATGAGGTAAGTCAGGATGTTATCGTTTCTTATATTGATGTTCTCCTGAATTACAGCAACCGTTTTTATAAAAGACAGTTTATCACAAGAAAGGCTGTGAATAATGATTTACTGGCCAAAATGGATGTGGTGCTGGAAAACTATTTCAACCAGCAGGAAACATTGAATAAAGGGCTGCCTACAGTAGAGTTTCTGGCTTCTTCCCTTAATCTGTCTCCTCATTATTTGAGTGATATGCTTCGGAACCTCACCGGATTAAATGCCCAGCAGCATATTCATGAGAAACTGATTGAAAAAGCTAAAGAATATCTTACCACTACAGGATTTTCTGTGTCTGAGGTAGCTTATGCCTTGGGATTTGAGCATCCACAGTCATTCAATAAACTCTTTAAAAAGAAGACTGATAAAACTCCCTTAAGTTACAGACAGTCTTTTAATTAGACATACATTACCCGGTTCATATGCCGGGTATTTTTTGTTTTAAAGTAAGATTAAAGAAAAAAATATAAGATTTCAAGTAATTACAGAGACATTCTTGCTGATTGGTTAAAATGGAACATAAAAATGACAAAAACGGACTACATTGTAAGGGGTGAGGGTGTTTAAATTTGCAAAAGGAATTTTTACCCCCTGCTATGATGAACGAGAGAGAATCTTTTAATGCCAAAATGCCGACAGCCTGTTTTTTACTTTTCTTCGCCCACGGGCTTGTTTTTTCTTCCTGGGCGAGCCGGATTCCTATCATTAAAACTGCACTTTCCATTAATGAGGCACAGCTGGGAACCCTTTTGCTTCTTATGCCGATAGGGCAGCTTTCCACCATGGTTTTGGCAGGAAAGCTGATCAGTATTTACGGAAGCAGCGGGATTATTAAAAGGTGCTTTTTGCTGTACCCTTTTTTTCTGTTATTAATTGGTTTATCACCTTCTTACTGGACTTTGGGTGTTGTTCTGTTTTTCTTTGGAGTTTCCGGGAACATGTGCAATATTGCCATCAATACCCAGGCGATTGAAATAGAATCTGCCACAAAAAGAACACTTCTTTCTTCGTATCATGGTGCCTGGTGTTTTGCAGGACTTACAGGAGCCTTAATAGGTTTGCTGATGATTAATCTCCATGTGGGAACTTTTTACCATTTTGCCGCTATCTTTATTGTAGTAGGAATCCTTTGGTTCTACAGTAAAAAAAATCTGACGAATATTATTCATAAAGCGGAACCTCAAACCCGGTCCATATTCAAAGCAGTGAACCCTACATTGTTTGGTTTGGGAATTATAGGGTTTCTGAGTATGGCGATTGAAGGGGCCATGTTCGATTGGAGCGGGGTCTATTTTCAAACGATAGTTAAAGCGCCGGAAAATCTTGTTATACTGGGGTATACGAGTTTTATTTTAATGATGACTTTAGGTCGTTTTGTCGGAAATAAAATCATAGAAAAATATGGGAAAAAGATTGTTCTGCAGGGTTGTGGAATATTGATGAGCAGCGGTCTGTTTCTAAGTGTTTTCTTTCCGGAACTGTGGATCTGTATTATTGCTTTCATGATTATTGGTCTTGGAAGCTCACTAAGTGTGCCTTCCGTTTACAGTACCGTAGGAAAGGTGAGTACGGTAGCTCCGAGTATAGCCTTATCATTTGTTTCCAGCATCTCGTTTTTGGGATTTCTGATGGGACCGCCCCTTATCGGATATATTGGGGAAAGTTTTGACCTGAGATATTCATACGGCCTTTTTGCCTGTTTTGGAATTTTACTGGCAATTATGGCCGGGCAGATGAAAGTATTCAGGAAATCGTAATGAATTTCTTTTTAAAGGATTTTGACATCTGTTAAGTATTTTTTGACATGTTCTAGCTCTCCGTCATGATGTAATCTTGCATTTCAAAATACTTTTTATCTTTATTAAAATTTGCTTCTATGAAACCGGGCTCAGAAATTGTAACCGAATCCGTTATTGACGATTCTTTTTGCGTAAAAAGATTAGAGGGTGGTATATTGTATTTCGGAGATTTTGTGAGACTTAGCTATCATCATATTGTAATGATAGAAAGCGGTAAGGGAGTACTGATGATAGACGGGCATTCTTTTGATTTGGCAGATCAGGAAATTTTTTTATTCTCCAAAGGCCAGATTTGCAGGTTCGAAAGCGATTCTGAAGTCTATGGCTATCACATTTCCTTTGGAGACTGTTTTTGGGAAAGAGTACCTGCAAGCGCAAGCAATTGCAAGGCTGTTCTGTTTAATAACGCCGCTGCAAATCAAAAGCTGATACCGGATCAGGCTGAAGCAGATGAGTTTTCAGGATTGCTTCAAAACTTACTGAAGGAATACCAGTCCGAATCCTATACCAATCAGATGGACGTGCTGGCAGCCTACTTAAAAATTATCATGATAAAGCTGGCTAATGTGAAAATTGTAAAAGAGAAAACTTTTGACAGCCAGGATTATATCATGTACCGCAAGTTTATGGAACTTTTAAGCAGCCGGTACCGCAGTCTTCATGCGGTGAATGACTATTCCGGGATGTTGAATATTACACCAAGAAGACTAAGTGAATTATGCAAGCGGTGTTCTGATAAAAGCGCAAAAGAAATCATCAACGGACAGATCATTGCAGAAGCCAAAAGACTTCTTCAGTTCAGCGCTTATTCTGTAAAAGAAATTGCTTATCAGCTTAATTTTGGCACATCGGAACAGTTCAGCCATTATTTTAAAAAGCACACTCAGATATCTCCGGTAAATTATCGCCGTAATTGTATTCATATCTGATAGGGCTTCAGGTGAAATTTTAGCATCTCATCCGTATTTATTGCTATTCCCTGAGCGCTCTAATCAGGATATCTTTGGATAAAATTATAAAGATATGTCAGTAAATCGTATGAAAGAAGTCGCGGGAATCATCATTCCGGACAGTAAAATTGCAACAGAAGCTACAGAACTCCTTCTGGAACACGGAACAGAATTTATCTACAACCATTCTCTGCGTGTTTTTCTATTTTCATCTTTAAATGCAAAACGTGAAAAAAAAGCTCATGATTCGGAGCTTTTGTATGTGGCGTCTGTATTTCATGATCTCGGACTTGTTTCTCATTACAGCAGTCCAGATCTGAGGTTTGAGGTAGACGGTGCCAATGCAGCAAGAGACTTCCTGAAAGGTCATGGTATAGCCCAGGATAAGCTTCAGCTCGTTTGGGATACCATTGCGCTTCACACCACCATTGGGATTGCAGAACATAAAGAAAATGAAGTCGCTTTAATGTATTCAGGCGTGGGACTGGATGTGATGGGAGAAGGATATGAAAATCTGAGCGCAGAACATCGGGAAGAGATTATCAGCGCTTTTCCGAGAAATGATTTCAAAAAGAAGATTATTCCTACATTTTTCAGTGGTTTTGAACATAAAACAGAAACTACGTTCGGAAATATAAAAGCAGATGTGTGCGCCTTTATGATCCCCAATTTTGAAAGGAAAAACTTTTGTGATTGTATTTTGCATTCTCCATGGTCTGAATAAGTAGAATTTTTAATAACCTACACAGCACTGGTTACAGGACTGTGTAGGCTGTTTGGCTATATCCACTGCTCAATAAGATGAAGCCACAGCGCTTTTTCTTCATTCAGCAGAAAGACAGCTGATGAGGTTCTTCTGTTGGTAACTTCTCCTGTGATCTGAGTTTCAATATAAGTGGCTATACCATGATATTCGGAATGATGAACTTCTATATTCTCCACCTGAATATTCCGTTCCGGAAATTTTCCAAATACAGTGGGAAGCCATTCTCCAAGCATGGATAGGGTAACAGTATCTCCATTTCCATTTATCATTTTAAAATCTGGCGAGAATCCGGATAATAATTCCTGATAAAGCCTTTTCTGATCATCCGTATTCCCCTGAAACCATTTTTCAATATTTCTGTGAAATTCTTCAATTTCCCCAATGATCTTTTCTGTATTGTTCATATTTAAATGTAAAGTATTTGTGATTTAACCGCTCTTTTAATTCATGATTTTTAGTAATTGGTTTCCTGCCCATAGTCCTGCCAGCTGAAAAATACCGATCATTCCTACAGCCACGGTAAATGCTTTTGCGAATCCCAGAACAGGTATCAGATTAAAAAATAATGTACCAATAATGGCTCCTCCGGAAACACTTCCAATCTGAATTCCTATGCTTACCAGCCCTGAAGCCTGTCCGGCTTTATCTTTAGAAACCAAAGAAATAGCCGTTCGCATCATTACGGGCATGATGGTACCATGTCCAAAGCCGGCAATAAAAAGGGGAGCATGAGTAATGAATGAGGGTTTCTGATAAAAATAAAAAGCGGCTGCACTGATCAGAAAACCTGCTATTAATAATGTTAATCCTAAATAGATCATTTTTGCTGTTGTAAAATGTAGTTTTGAAATCGTCAAAGGTGCAAGAAAAAATGCGAGTCCGTAAGGAACGATGGCTAATCCGGTCTGCATTGAGTTTTGATGGAGAAATTGCTGAAGATAGTAAGGATAACAAATGAATAATCCTGCCGTGAAATTATAAAAGAAAATAACCAGAAGGCTTAATGCAAAAGGCTTTTGCTGCAGCAGAACCGGATCTATAAGTACCGGATGATTATTTTGAAGTTGTTTCTTTTCATATTCTAAAAATAGAATGAATACTAAAATTCCGGTCAAAAGTATTCCGAAGATCCACCATGCCCATCCGGATTTTTGTCCGAAAATAAGAGGGCAGATAAGCATAAGCAGAGCAAGAATTAACAGTAATGCTCCTGTAAAATCTATACCCATTTGTTCCTTCGTAGTGCTGCTGTCCATTGTAAAATGAATCCCCAGAATGCAGATCACTGTAATCGGTACATTCACAAGAAATACCATTTCCCATAAAAAATTTCCCCAATGCATACTTAAAAGAAACCCGCCGGATAACTGCCCGATTACGGAGGCAAGACCAAATACTGAACTGAAAAGACTAACAGCCTTGGGTTGTTCATGACTGTTAAAAAGATCTTTGATCGAGGCTAATACCTGTGGAGCAAGCAATGAGGCTCCTACACCCTGAAACAATCTGAAAATAATCAGCCATGTAATATCCGGGGAAAAAGCACAGGCAAGGGATGAAAGCAGAAAAGTATATAATCCCCATATAAATACCTTTTTACGTCCGTAAATATCACCAAGTCTTCCGCCGCATACAACAAGCGCTGCATAGGTAAGCCCATAAATGGCTACAACCATTTGAAGCTGATGATCACTGGCATTGAATGCTTTTTTGAGAGAAGGCAGGGCCATATTGACAATAAAATAGTCCAGTGGTGAAAGAAAAGCTCCTGTAATCAGAAAATTGAGTGCCTTCCACCGTTTCGGATATGTGTTCATGTTTTTTTATGCAAAATTACCCGCTTTACATTCTGATAAAATTGTACTTTTGGAGGAAAATACAGAGTTCTATGAAGGGATTGCCACTTGAAGAAATTGATGTACAGGAAATAGCACTGAATGATGAAGAGATTATTTTTAAAACAAAAAGTTTTCTCTCATTCGTTTATATTGTCAAAGGAAAAGGGACGCTTATCTATGATGAAAGGAGTATTACATTTTCCCAGGGTAAACTTTTCATTATTCCGCAGCAGGAGGTCTATCGCTTTGAAAGTGAGGATGCGCAGCTTATCAGCATTCAGTGTCCGGTTGAATTTATTGATAAAATCCGTTTGGAAGCAGACCGTATTGAAAGCTGTGAGAATCTGTATAAGCTGCAATATATCAGTCATAATTATCATGCAAGAGCCGGATGTGTTTTCAGGAATAAAAAGGATGAACATTTTGCAGAAACCCTTATCCTTCAAATCGCTGATGAGTTTAAAAATAAAGCGGAAGATTACCTTATTATCCGTAACTGTATGTCTATTCTTCTGAATCTGATTGCCAGGAATATCATTCAAAGTGAAACCTCAGATCTGCAGGAAAATCAAAAAGCTTTTTCCATTATGAAGATCATTGCATACATTCAGCAGCATATAAAAGACCGTGAAATGACTGGAATTCAGGTTATTTCTGAACATTTTGGAATTTCAGGGAACTATTTCGGGGAATATTTCAAACAGCAAACCGGAATTTCCTATCAGGATTATCTTTTGGATTACAGGTTAAAACTGGTGGAGACCTATTTAAAATACAGCAGTAAACGGCTTAGTGAGATTGCCTATGAACTTCAGTTCAGTGATGAAAGCCATCTTTCCAGACTTTTCAAAAAATATAAAGGCGTAACCCCCGGCAAATACAGGAAAAATTTCAAATAAACCCTTTTTTTGATCACTCTTTTTCCATTAAAATTTTGATCCATTTAAAAATAAATGTAAAGCTAACTATATAGTTGACTTTATATTTATATATTTACAGCCAATATATTTTACATGGATTTTGACTTTATTAAAGAATTAGGTTATAAAGCTTTGGACAGCAGGCTGAAAAGAATCAGTGACAGGATGTCTCACGATGTACGGAAATTTTATAAAGAATTCGGAATTGATGTGGAACCCAATTGGTACCTGGTTTTTATGCTGCTGCAGAAGAAGGGTGAAATTTCAATTACTGATATTGCTGAACCGTTGGGATATTCACATCCGTCTGTTGTGGCTATCGTCAAAAAAATGAATGAAAGCGGTTATCTCATGATCAGAAAAGATAATGTGGATAAGAGAAAGCAGATCATTTCATTATCTCCCAAGGCCATTGAAATGCTTCCTGAGCTGGAGCGGATATGGGACAGTTGTGAGAAAGCAATTCTAAAAGTATTATCAGAAGATCTGTCAATCTTCACGTATCTGGATCACATTGACCGGGAATTAAAAAATGAATCTTTTCATCACAGATTCAGACAGGAATATTTAACATCAAAGCCATCATGAAAACACTCATCCTCATCGCAGCCATTCTTTTTTCTCACAGTATGATTTCAGCCACAGAAACAAAGATCATGGTAAGAGCAAAAGCAAGAGATGCCAAATTTATCGGAACTTCATTGGGAGGAGCCCATATCATCATCAGAAATAAGCTTAATCAAAGAATTCTGGCAGAAGGAAATACCACCGGAAGCACCGGAAATACAGATCTGATCATGAAAACTCCCAGAATCAGAGGAAATTCTATTGCAGATGAACAGACAGGAGGCTTTATGGCCGCAGTGGATATTGATGAACCTACATTTGTGAATATAGAGGTGATTTCTCCTCTGAACAGCAAGCAGGCGCAGGCAGTGGTAAGTACAGAACTGTGGCTGATTCCCGGAAAGCATATTTTGGGAGAAGGAATTATCCTTGAAATCCCGGGCTATATTATTGATATTCTGAAACCCAGAACGCACCAGTATATTCCATTGCGCAGCATTAAAGATACACCTTTCCTGTTTCAGGCAAATATTGTCATGATGTGCGGATGCGTTATTGATAAAGGAGGGGTATGGAATTCCGATGAAATTGAGGTGAGAGGGATTCTGAAAAAAGACGGAAAATTCATAAAGAACGTAGAAATGTCTTTAGTTTCAGCTAATCTGTTTGAAGGAAGCCACGTGATCAGTTCTCCTGGAAATTATGAACTCGTTTTGTATGCTTATCATGAGAAAACAGGAAATACCGGGGTAGACAAGGTAAATTATGTAGTCTACGAATAACGGACAATAACATTATTTCACTTTTGATAAGATCTCTTTTTCTGTTCAGAATAAAGATTATAAAACCCGAAGCTCTTTAAACACTTCAATAATCGCTTCAATAAGTCCTTTGTCTATATTTTTTTCTGATGCAGCATCCGGAAGAAGAGCCCTCAGGTCGCCGTGATCATCACGCTCGATCACAACTTCAGTTCCGTCAACATCTACATAAAGCTTGTATCCATAAGAGTAAGTGGCCAGTTTTCCGTTGAAAAACAGTTCTTTACCCTTATACATTACCGGTACCTCAAATTCTTCCATTGCTGTGAGTTTTTATTCATGCTAAATTCCAGACAAAGGTCGGGAATTTTTACTTCATATCATCATACAAAATGTAATGATAAAGGTAAATAATACAGATTCCTAAAATTATTTATACGGTAAAATCTGTATATTTATCCATAGTTATGAAAGCATTTCAAAGTAGAAATGATCAATGAATTTGAACTCAACCATTATGAAAAATAAAATTACGCTCTTCTGGTTCAGACGTGATCTGAGATTGGAAGATAATGCAGGGCTTAGCCACGCCCTTCAGTCTGATGCTCCGGTAATGCCTGTCTTTATATTTGATACGGATATCCTTGGAAAACTTGAAGATAAAGAAGACCGGAGGGTAGATTATATCCATCAGGCTTTGGAGAACATCAATATTTCATTGAAAAAGCACCATTCAAAAATCAATACCTACTCTGGGAAGCCCATAGAAATATTTAAAAAATTATCAGAGGAATATACTATTGAAAGTGTTTTCTGTAACAGGGATTACGAACCTCAGGCGATTGAAAGAGATAAGGAAGTCTATTATTTTTTTAAAGAAAAGGATATTCCATTTAAAGCTTATAAAGATCAGGTGATTTTTGACAGAGACCAGATTATTAAAAAAGACGGTTCTCCCTATACCGTTTATACTCCTTTTGCCAAAAAATGGAGGGAAGCACTAACTCCTGAACATTATCAGCCTTTTGAATTAAACTTTAAAAATCTATTTCCACAGGAATATTCTGAAATTCTTACTTTAAAAGAGATGGGCTTTAAAAAAACAGAATTTGATTTTAAAAAACCGGTTCTTGATCCTGCTATTATTGATCAATATGATCAGTTTCGTGATTTTCCGGCCTTACAGCACACCACACAGCTCGGAATTGCACTACGTTTTGGAACTATCAGCATCAGGAAGTGTGTGGATTTTGCGCTGAAGCATAATGCGGTATGGCTTTCGGAACTGATTTGGCGTGAATTTTTTATGCAGATTTTATATCATTTTCCCCAGGTGGTTGACCAATCTTTTAAGAAGCAATATGACAATATCCATTGGCGCAATAATGAAAAAGAATTTAAACACTGGTGTGAAGGAACTACCGGCTATCCCATCGTGGATGCCGGAATGAGGGAACTGAATCAGACAGGTTTTATGCATAACAGGGTTCGAATGATCACCGCAAGCTTTTTATGTAAACATCTGTTGATCGACTGGCGCTGGGGTGAAGCCTATTTTGCCTCGAAACTCAATGATTATGATCTGTCTGCCAACAATGGAAACTGGCAGTGGGCGGCAGGTTCAGGATGTGATGCAGCCCCTTATTTCAGGGTTTTTAATCCCACTGCTCAGATGGAAAAATTTGACAAAGATTTACTGTACATCAAAAAATGGCTTCCGGAGTGGGGCACCTCTTCATATCCTAAGCCAATAGTAGAACATACCTTTGCCCGGGAAAGAGCCTTATCCGAATACAAAAAAGCTCTGGCATAATTCATATCCTGCCAGCAAAATGCCCGGTAACAAAATGTCACCGGGCATCAACCAATTGATATTAATATGAAAAAGTTACTTATGGAAGTAACCGGATCATCAGATTGTTTTCAGGTACAGCTCCTGTAGTTCCTGTGCTGTGAATGCCCTTGAAGGTAGATTCTGTACAAGTTCTCCCTGTTTCATAATCCCGATATTGGTTGCCACACTTACGGCATTGAAAATGTCATGAGTCGCCATTAGAACAGTTCTCCCTTCTTTACCCAGCTGACGGACAATTTCTGTAAATTCTGCTGTCGCGATAGGATCCAGCCCGCTGGTGGGCTCATCCAGAAGAAGTACTTTGGCATCTTTGGCAAGGGCTATGGCAATACCTACTTTTTGGCGCATTCCTTTGGAGTACCCTCCTAATGCTTTTTGGTGGGCGGTTTCCTGTAATCCTGTTCGTTTGAGCAATGCAGCCAATTCATCTCTCTGGTACTCAAATCCTGCAATTTTGGAGAAAAAATCAAGATTCTCTATTCCTGTCAAATTAGGATATAAAAGAACCGTCTCAGGAATATAAGCCAGGTGTTTTTTTATTTTTTGAGGTTCTTCTTTTACCGAAATATCATTAATAAAAGCATCTCCGGAAGTCGCTTTAATAAGTCCCAGAAGGATATTGATTGTTGTACTTTTACCCGCTCCGTTTTGCCCGAGTAACGCAAAAATTTCTCCTTTTTTTACTTCCAGATTAAGGGAATGGAGCGCTGTAAAATCGTTGTATTTTTTATGAAGATTGACTGTTTTTAACATAGTTTTCTGAATTTGTATTGTGAGAGGATCATGAATAACGCTATAAAGATGAAGTAGGGAAGAAAGGTCTGTACCCATTGAACAGGTGAAGAAAATTTGAATACCGCCAGGGTCTGCTGTGACCAGTTAATAGACTCTGCATTCTTTCCCGAGAAAATGAGAGGGTAGAAAAACAGCCGTTTTCGCTCATGAAACTTCTTGAGTGATGCGGCATACTGCAAATGATTCTGCATATCAGATTTCGCC of the Chryseobacterium aureum genome contains:
- a CDS encoding helix-turn-helix domain-containing protein codes for the protein MEKKDNTPLKISSISELHTMLQLPKPLHPLVSLVDNTKMSIKKDMLKRSFIMNFYKISYKYSTVGKMGYGQGYYDFNEGGMMFTAPGQVLSTDENAEYCGYTLLVHPDFIRSYDLAKKIRNLGFFSYDTNEALHLSDQEKTIITGLLDNIGNELNTSIDEVSQDVIVSYIDVLLNYSNRFYKRQFITRKAVNNDLLAKMDVVLENYFNQQETLNKGLPTVEFLASSLNLSPHYLSDMLRNLTGLNAQQHIHEKLIEKAKEYLTTTGFSVSEVAYALGFEHPQSFNKLFKKKTDKTPLSYRQSFN
- a CDS encoding AraC family transcriptional regulator, which gives rise to MKPGSEIVTESVIDDSFCVKRLEGGILYFGDFVRLSYHHIVMIESGKGVLMIDGHSFDLADQEIFLFSKGQICRFESDSEVYGYHISFGDCFWERVPASASNCKAVLFNNAAANQKLIPDQAEADEFSGLLQNLLKEYQSESYTNQMDVLAAYLKIIMIKLANVKIVKEKTFDSQDYIMYRKFMELLSSRYRSLHAVNDYSGMLNITPRRLSELCKRCSDKSAKEIINGQIIAEAKRLLQFSAYSVKEIAYQLNFGTSEQFSHYFKKHTQISPVNYRRNCIHI
- a CDS encoding SDR family oxidoreductase: MKTIFITGASTGLGKAAAQLFQNKGWKVIATMRNPEAGADLAGLENVTVLPLDVTNPEQIQSAVKNALELGSIDVVYNNAGYGLIGPLEALSDDQIVKQLNTNLLGVIRVTQAFIPYFREQKKGMFISTTSIGGLVAFPLSSTYHATKWALEGWSESLAFELNTLGIDIKTVSPGGIKTDFVSRSLDSASSPAYEEMTNSLFSKMEGMMEAASTPEQIAEVVYEAATDGKKQLRYVAGEDAKAIYAQRLELGDEAFREQFGKQFI
- a CDS encoding ABC transporter ATP-binding protein codes for the protein MLKTVNLHKKYNDFTALHSLNLEVKKGEIFALLGQNGAGKSTTINILLGLIKATSGDAFINDISVKEEPQKIKKHLAYIPETVLLYPNLTGIENLDFFSKIAGFEYQRDELAALLKRTGLQETAHQKALGGYSKGMRQKVGIAIALAKDAKVLLLDEPTSGLDPIATAEFTEIVRQLGKEGRTVLMATHDIFNAVSVATNIGIMKQGELVQNLPSRAFTAQELQELYLKTI
- a CDS encoding cryptochrome/photolyase family protein, producing MKNKITLFWFRRDLRLEDNAGLSHALQSDAPVMPVFIFDTDILGKLEDKEDRRVDYIHQALENINISLKKHHSKINTYSGKPIEIFKKLSEEYTIESVFCNRDYEPQAIERDKEVYYFFKEKDIPFKAYKDQVIFDRDQIIKKDGSPYTVYTPFAKKWREALTPEHYQPFELNFKNLFPQEYSEILTLKEMGFKKTEFDFKKPVLDPAIIDQYDQFRDFPALQHTTQLGIALRFGTISIRKCVDFALKHNAVWLSELIWREFFMQILYHFPQVVDQSFKKQYDNIHWRNNEKEFKHWCEGTTGYPIVDAGMRELNQTGFMHNRVRMITASFLCKHLLIDWRWGEAYFASKLNDYDLSANNGNWQWAAGSGCDAAPYFRVFNPTAQMEKFDKDLLYIKKWLPEWGTSSYPKPIVEHTFARERALSEYKKALA
- a CDS encoding MarR family winged helix-turn-helix transcriptional regulator, producing the protein MDFDFIKELGYKALDSRLKRISDRMSHDVRKFYKEFGIDVEPNWYLVFMLLQKKGEISITDIAEPLGYSHPSVVAIVKKMNESGYLMIRKDNVDKRKQIISLSPKAIEMLPELERIWDSCEKAILKVLSEDLSIFTYLDHIDRELKNESFHHRFRQEYLTSKPS
- a CDS encoding HD domain-containing protein, which encodes MSVNRMKEVAGIIIPDSKIATEATELLLEHGTEFIYNHSLRVFLFSSLNAKREKKAHDSELLYVASVFHDLGLVSHYSSPDLRFEVDGANAARDFLKGHGIAQDKLQLVWDTIALHTTIGIAEHKENEVALMYSGVGLDVMGEGYENLSAEHREEIISAFPRNDFKKKIIPTFFSGFEHKTETTFGNIKADVCAFMIPNFERKNFCDCILHSPWSE
- a CDS encoding MFS transporter, which translates into the protein MNTYPKRWKALNFLITGAFLSPLDYFIVNMALPSLKKAFNASDHQLQMVVAIYGLTYAALVVCGGRLGDIYGRKKVFIWGLYTFLLSSLACAFSPDITWLIIFRLFQGVGASLLAPQVLASIKDLFNSHEQPKAVSLFSSVFGLASVIGQLSGGFLLSMHWGNFLWEMVFLVNVPITVICILGIHFTMDSSTTKEQMGIDFTGALLLILALLMLICPLIFGQKSGWAWWIFGILLTGILVFILFLEYEKKQLQNNHPVLIDPVLLQQKPFALSLLVIFFYNFTAGLFICYPYYLQQFLHQNSMQTGLAIVPYGLAFFLAPLTISKLHFTTAKMIYLGLTLLIAGFLISAAAFYFYQKPSFITHAPLFIAGFGHGTIMPVMMRTAISLVSKDKAGQASGLVSIGIQIGSVSGGAIIGTLFFNLIPVLGFAKAFTVAVGMIGIFQLAGLWAGNQLLKIMN
- a CDS encoding AraC family transcriptional regulator, which encodes MKGLPLEEIDVQEIALNDEEIIFKTKSFLSFVYIVKGKGTLIYDERSITFSQGKLFIIPQQEVYRFESEDAQLISIQCPVEFIDKIRLEADRIESCENLYKLQYISHNYHARAGCVFRNKKDEHFAETLILQIADEFKNKAEDYLIIRNCMSILLNLIARNIIQSETSDLQENQKAFSIMKIIAYIQQHIKDREMTGIQVISEHFGISGNYFGEYFKQQTGISYQDYLLDYRLKLVETYLKYSSKRLSEIAYELQFSDESHLSRLFKKYKGVTPGKYRKNFK
- a CDS encoding MFS transporter — encoded protein: MNERESFNAKMPTACFLLFFAHGLVFSSWASRIPIIKTALSINEAQLGTLLLLMPIGQLSTMVLAGKLISIYGSSGIIKRCFLLYPFFLLLIGLSPSYWTLGVVLFFFGVSGNMCNIAINTQAIEIESATKRTLLSSYHGAWCFAGLTGALIGLLMINLHVGTFYHFAAIFIVVGILWFYSKKNLTNIIHKAEPQTRSIFKAVNPTLFGLGIIGFLSMAIEGAMFDWSGVYFQTIVKAPENLVILGYTSFILMMTLGRFVGNKIIEKYGKKIVLQGCGILMSSGLFLSVFFPELWICIIAFMIIGLGSSLSVPSVYSTVGKVSTVAPSIALSFVSSISFLGFLMGPPLIGYIGESFDLRYSYGLFACFGILLAIMAGQMKVFRKS